In a genomic window of Phacochoerus africanus isolate WHEZ1 chromosome 6, ROS_Pafr_v1, whole genome shotgun sequence:
- the AZIN1 gene encoding antizyme inhibitor 1 isoform X1, protein MKGFIDDANYSVGLLDEGTNLGNVIDNYVYEHTLTGKNAFFVGDLGKIVKKHSQWQNIVAQIKPFYTVKCNSTPAVLEILAALGTGFACSSKTEMALVQELGVSPENIIYISPCKQVSQIKYAAKVGVNIMTCDNEVELKKIARNHPNAKVLLHIATEDNIGGEEGNMKFGTTLKNCRHLLECAKELDVQIIGVKFHVSSACKESQVYVHALSDARCVFDMAGEFGFTMNMLDIGGGFTGTQFQLEEVNHVISPLLDVYFPEGSGIKIISEPGSYYVSSAFTLAVNIIAKKVVENKFSSGVGKTGSDEPAFMYYLNDGVYGSFASKLSEDLNTIPEVHKKYKEDEPLFTSSLWGPSCDELDQIMENCLLPELNVGDWLIFDNMGADSLHEPSAFNDFQRPAIYYMMSYSDWYEMQDAGITSDMMMKNFFVPSCIQLSQEDSFSTEA, encoded by the exons ATGAAAGGATTTATTGACGATGCAAACTACTCCGTTGGCCTGTTGGATGAAGGAACAAACCTTGGAAATGTTATTGATAACTATGTTTATGAACATACCCTG ACaggaaaaaatgcattttttgtgGGAGATCTTGGAAAGATTGTGAAGAAACACAGTCAGTGGCAGAACATAGTGGCTCAGATAAAGCCATTCTACACGGTAAAGTGCAACTCCACTCCAGCTGTGCTTGAGATTTTGGCAGCTCTTGGAACTGGATTTGCTTGTTCCAGTAAA ACTGAAATGGCTTTAGTGCAAGAATTGGGTGTATCGCCAGAAAACATCATTTACATAAGTCCTTGCAAGCAAGTGTCTCAGATAAAGTATGCGGCAAAAGTTGGAGTAAATATCATGACATGTGACAATGAAGTCGAATTAAAGAAAATTGCACGTAATCACCCAAATGCCAA GGTCTTACTACATATTGCAACAGAAGATAATATTGGAGGTGAAGAGGGTAACATGAAGTTTGGCACTACCCTGAAGAACTGTAGGCATCTTTTGGAATGTGCTAAGGAACTTGATGTCCAAATTATTGGGGTTAA ATTTCATGTTTCAAGTGCTTGCAAGGAATCTCAAGTATATGTACATGCTCTATCTGATGCTCGATGTGTGTTTGACATGGCT GGAGAATTTGGCTTCACAATGAACATGTTAGACATTGGTGGAGGCTTCACAGGAACTCAATTTCAACTGGAAGAG GTTAATCATGTTATCAGCCCTTTGTTGGATGTCTACTTTcctgaaggatctggcattaagaTAATTTCTGAACCTGGAAGCTACTATGTGTCTTCTGCATTTACACTTGCAGTTAATATCATTGCAAAGAAAGTTGTTGAAAATAAGTTTTCCTCTGGAG TAGGAAAAACCGGAAGTGATGAACCAGCCTTCATGTATTATTTGAATGATGGTGTTTATGGTTCTTTTGCAAGTAAACTGTCTGAGGACTTAAATACCATTCCAGAGGTTCATAag AAATACAAGGAAGATGAGCCTCTGTTTACAAGCAGCCTTTGGGGTCCATCCTGTGATGAGCTTGATCAAATCATGGAAAACTGTCTTCTTCCTGAGCTGAATGTGGGAGATTGGCTTATCTTTGATAACATGGGAGCAGATTCTTTGCATGAACCATCTGCTTTTAATGATTTTCAGAGGCCAGCTATATATTACATGATGTCATACAGTGATTG GTATGAGATGCAAGATGCTGGAATTACTTCAGACATGATGATGAAGAACTTCTTTGTGCCTTCTTGCATTCAGCTGAGCCAAGAAGACAGCTTTTCCACTGAAGCTTAA
- the AZIN1 gene encoding antizyme inhibitor 1 isoform X2 produces MALVQELGVSPENIIYISPCKQVSQIKYAAKVGVNIMTCDNEVELKKIARNHPNAKVLLHIATEDNIGGEEGNMKFGTTLKNCRHLLECAKELDVQIIGVKFHVSSACKESQVYVHALSDARCVFDMAGEFGFTMNMLDIGGGFTGTQFQLEEVNHVISPLLDVYFPEGSGIKIISEPGSYYVSSAFTLAVNIIAKKVVENKFSSGVGKTGSDEPAFMYYLNDGVYGSFASKLSEDLNTIPEVHKKYKEDEPLFTSSLWGPSCDELDQIMENCLLPELNVGDWLIFDNMGADSLHEPSAFNDFQRPAIYYMMSYSDWYEMQDAGITSDMMMKNFFVPSCIQLSQEDSFSTEA; encoded by the exons ATGGCTTTAGTGCAAGAATTGGGTGTATCGCCAGAAAACATCATTTACATAAGTCCTTGCAAGCAAGTGTCTCAGATAAAGTATGCGGCAAAAGTTGGAGTAAATATCATGACATGTGACAATGAAGTCGAATTAAAGAAAATTGCACGTAATCACCCAAATGCCAA GGTCTTACTACATATTGCAACAGAAGATAATATTGGAGGTGAAGAGGGTAACATGAAGTTTGGCACTACCCTGAAGAACTGTAGGCATCTTTTGGAATGTGCTAAGGAACTTGATGTCCAAATTATTGGGGTTAA ATTTCATGTTTCAAGTGCTTGCAAGGAATCTCAAGTATATGTACATGCTCTATCTGATGCTCGATGTGTGTTTGACATGGCT GGAGAATTTGGCTTCACAATGAACATGTTAGACATTGGTGGAGGCTTCACAGGAACTCAATTTCAACTGGAAGAG GTTAATCATGTTATCAGCCCTTTGTTGGATGTCTACTTTcctgaaggatctggcattaagaTAATTTCTGAACCTGGAAGCTACTATGTGTCTTCTGCATTTACACTTGCAGTTAATATCATTGCAAAGAAAGTTGTTGAAAATAAGTTTTCCTCTGGAG TAGGAAAAACCGGAAGTGATGAACCAGCCTTCATGTATTATTTGAATGATGGTGTTTATGGTTCTTTTGCAAGTAAACTGTCTGAGGACTTAAATACCATTCCAGAGGTTCATAag AAATACAAGGAAGATGAGCCTCTGTTTACAAGCAGCCTTTGGGGTCCATCCTGTGATGAGCTTGATCAAATCATGGAAAACTGTCTTCTTCCTGAGCTGAATGTGGGAGATTGGCTTATCTTTGATAACATGGGAGCAGATTCTTTGCATGAACCATCTGCTTTTAATGATTTTCAGAGGCCAGCTATATATTACATGATGTCATACAGTGATTG GTATGAGATGCAAGATGCTGGAATTACTTCAGACATGATGATGAAGAACTTCTTTGTGCCTTCTTGCATTCAGCTGAGCCAAGAAGACAGCTTTTCCACTGAAGCTTAA